A window of the Cystobacter fuscus genome harbors these coding sequences:
- a CDS encoding LysR family transcriptional regulator, producing the protein MTDELDWQLCRSFLAVLDEGSLSGAARALGLTQPTIGRHVEALEQALATPLFVRSPQGLVPTEAALEIRPHAEAMRAAAASLRRAVSGAEGGARGTVRLTASEVVGAEVLPPMLARFRERHPGIALELVLSNRTQDLLKRESDIAIRMIRPEQSALLSRKVGVTTLGLYAHRDYLARHGTPRSMEELGGQALIGFDQESPSIQTLRAMGFRMGREGFVFRTDSDLAQLALIRAGAGIGVCQVGVARREEALVHVLPEDFAYALDLWVVMHENLRTSEPMRLVYDHLAAELKAYALTSRR; encoded by the coding sequence ATGACGGACGAGCTGGACTGGCAGCTGTGCCGGTCGTTCCTGGCGGTGTTGGACGAGGGGAGTCTCTCGGGCGCCGCGCGGGCGCTGGGGCTGACGCAGCCGACCATTGGCCGCCATGTCGAGGCCCTGGAGCAAGCGCTCGCGACGCCCCTGTTCGTCCGCTCACCCCAGGGCCTGGTGCCCACGGAGGCGGCGTTGGAGATCCGCCCGCATGCCGAGGCGATGCGAGCGGCGGCGGCCTCGTTGCGTCGGGCTGTTTCGGGAGCGGAAGGAGGGGCGCGGGGCACCGTGCGGCTCACCGCGAGCGAGGTGGTGGGCGCGGAGGTGTTGCCTCCCATGCTCGCGCGGTTTCGCGAGCGGCATCCGGGGATCGCGCTCGAACTGGTGTTGTCCAACCGCACGCAGGATCTGCTGAAGCGGGAATCGGACATCGCCATCCGGATGATCCGGCCCGAGCAGTCGGCGCTGTTGTCGCGCAAGGTGGGCGTGACGACCCTGGGCCTGTACGCGCATCGCGACTACCTGGCGAGGCATGGGACGCCCCGGAGCATGGAGGAACTGGGTGGACAGGCGTTGATTGGCTTCGACCAGGAGTCCCCGTCGATCCAGACCCTGCGGGCGATGGGCTTCCGGATGGGCCGGGAGGGGTTTGTGTTTCGCACGGACAGCGATCTCGCGCAGCTCGCCCTCATCCGGGCGGGGGCGGGGATCGGTGTCTGTCAGGTGGGGGTGGCGCGGCGGGAGGAGGCGCTCGTGCATGTGCTCCCAGAGGATTTTGCCTATGCGCTCGACCTCTGGGTCGTCATGCACGAGAACCTCCGGACGAGCGAGCCGATGCGGCTCGTCTATGATCACCTCGCCGCGGAGCTGAAAGCCTATGCGCTGACCTCCCGCCGCTGA
- a CDS encoding NAD-dependent epimerase/dehydratase family protein: protein MTKERIALVLGATGGVGGETAAALLAKGWKVRALHRGTQAGGRHARLAGAEWIRGDALRAEDVIQAARGAQLVVHAVNPPGYRDWEKLVLPMLESSLQAARQAGARLVLPGTVYNYGLDAFPVLEEDSPQHPHTRKGQIRVAMERRIEEEAARGTRALIVRAGDFFGPHAGNNWFSQGFVKPGARPRSITHPNAPGVGHAWAYLPDLAATLAALAEREQELPAFARFHFGGHWLEDGAEMSRSILRVLGHPAPSVRRMPWALLRLASPFNTTLRELLEMRYLWQHPARLDNTRLRAFLGQEPHTPLDAAVHHTLQAMGCLPDAAEPTASLSAPNAGPWASTRPAR, encoded by the coding sequence ATGACGAAGGAACGAATCGCGTTGGTGTTGGGAGCAACCGGCGGAGTGGGCGGAGAGACAGCGGCCGCCCTGCTCGCCAAGGGGTGGAAGGTGCGAGCCCTGCATCGCGGCACCCAGGCGGGCGGGCGGCATGCCCGGCTCGCGGGCGCGGAGTGGATCCGCGGGGATGCCCTGCGCGCCGAGGACGTCATCCAGGCCGCGCGCGGTGCCCAGCTGGTGGTCCACGCCGTCAACCCCCCGGGCTACCGGGATTGGGAGAAGCTCGTGCTGCCCATGCTGGAGAGCAGCCTCCAGGCGGCTCGACAGGCCGGTGCCCGGCTGGTGCTCCCCGGCACCGTCTACAACTACGGCCTCGATGCGTTCCCGGTGCTTGAGGAGGACTCGCCCCAGCACCCCCACACCCGCAAGGGCCAGATCCGCGTCGCCATGGAGCGTCGCATCGAGGAGGAGGCCGCGCGCGGCACCCGCGCCCTCATCGTGCGCGCCGGTGACTTCTTCGGGCCCCACGCGGGCAACAACTGGTTCTCCCAGGGCTTCGTGAAGCCGGGCGCGCGGCCCCGGTCCATCACCCATCCCAATGCGCCCGGCGTGGGCCATGCCTGGGCCTACCTGCCCGACCTCGCCGCCACCCTGGCCGCGCTCGCCGAGCGCGAGCAGGAGCTGCCCGCCTTCGCGCGCTTCCACTTCGGCGGTCACTGGCTGGAAGACGGCGCGGAGATGAGCCGGAGCATCCTGCGCGTCCTCGGCCACCCCGCCCCGTCCGTGCGCCGGATGCCCTGGGCCCTGCTGCGGCTCGCCTCGCCCTTCAACACCACGCTGCGCGAGCTGCTCGAGATGCGCTACCTCTGGCAGCACCCCGCCCGCCTCGACAACACGCGCCTGCGCGCCTTCCTCGGCCAGGAGCCGCACACGCCGTTGGATGCCGCCGTGCACCACACCCTCCAGGCCATGGGCTGCCTGCCCGACGCCGCCGAGCCCACCGCAAGCCTCAGTGCACCCAATGCAGGCCCATGGGCATCGACCCGCCCGGCCCGGTGA
- a CDS encoding Carotenogenesis protein CarS has translation MSQQTALILAHDVEGAPVRIGEPMRIALTASEESLDNRFQGRWGIVVGLVYDDPLRQYPHEPLVKVRVEDLGEDLFFPWELERSSEWFWRRLTGPGGSMPMGLHWVH, from the coding sequence ATGAGCCAGCAGACGGCACTCATCCTCGCCCACGACGTGGAGGGCGCGCCCGTGCGCATCGGAGAGCCGATGCGCATCGCCCTCACTGCCTCCGAGGAGTCCCTGGACAATCGGTTCCAGGGGAGGTGGGGCATCGTGGTGGGGCTCGTGTACGACGATCCCCTCCGGCAGTACCCGCACGAGCCCCTGGTGAAGGTCCGGGTCGAGGACCTGGGCGAGGATCTGTTCTTCCCCTGGGAGCTCGAGCGCTCGTCGGAGTGGTTCTGGCGTCGGCTCACCGGGCCGGGCGGGTCGATGCCCATGGGCCTGCATTGGGTGCACTGA
- a CDS encoding DUF1109 domain-containing protein, giving the protein MMAPSLDTLLSREVAGNEAARARALGAVRAELARPMPVRGWRTQAARLLGVSVGLMAAVAGVLWALGRTSGEVLWAHAPVLALLWTISAVCARAALAPRRLALQRVGLGLALVGAAALVLARDSGHESSTFPEWICTLSQFGMGLVPGVVALAALRGAAFHPRRALLGGLSVGTAGAFVGELACAQGRHHVLLYHLSAWALVSVTTLVVSRFLTPRSFAP; this is encoded by the coding sequence ATGATGGCTCCGTCCCTGGACACATTGCTCTCCCGGGAGGTTGCCGGGAACGAGGCCGCGAGGGCGCGGGCCCTGGGGGCGGTGCGCGCGGAGCTGGCGCGTCCCATGCCCGTGCGTGGCTGGAGGACGCAGGCGGCGCGACTGCTCGGCGTCTCGGTGGGGCTGATGGCCGCGGTGGCCGGGGTGTTGTGGGCCCTGGGCCGCACGTCCGGCGAAGTGCTGTGGGCGCATGCGCCCGTGCTGGCCTTGCTGTGGACCATCAGCGCCGTGTGTGCCCGGGCCGCGCTCGCGCCCCGGAGACTGGCGCTCCAGCGGGTCGGGCTGGGCCTGGCGCTCGTGGGGGCCGCCGCCCTCGTCCTCGCGCGTGACTCCGGTCATGAGTCGTCCACCTTTCCGGAGTGGATCTGCACCCTCAGCCAGTTCGGCATGGGGCTGGTGCCGGGAGTCGTGGCCCTCGCCGCGCTGCGTGGCGCCGCCTTCCATCCGCGGCGTGCCCTGCTGGGCGGTCTGTCCGTGGGCACCGCGGGTGCGTTCGTGGGGGAACTCGCGTGCGCGCAGGGGCGGCACCATGTCCTGCTCTATCACCTGTCTGCCTGGGCGCTCGTCAGTGTCACGACGCTCGTGGTTTCCAGATTCCTCACACCCCGGTCCTTCGCCCCATGA
- a CDS encoding RNA polymerase sigma factor — MGNATDEELMERFCEGDHAAFEVLFSRHAGAVQGFLARMVRDGALAEDLLQTTFLSVVRSRDRFERGTRFGPWLMTIAANAARDALRRRQHREAYRDSAPPPAPATADPGDPGMRKRLEDALQRLSPDQREAILLHKLEGWSYEEIASMRGISVSAARVRAHRGFEKLRQLLDGLVGE, encoded by the coding sequence ATGGGGAACGCGACGGACGAAGAGCTCATGGAACGCTTCTGCGAGGGAGATCACGCTGCTTTCGAGGTCCTGTTCAGCCGGCATGCCGGCGCGGTGCAGGGCTTCCTGGCACGCATGGTGCGTGATGGCGCGCTCGCGGAGGATCTGCTGCAGACGACGTTCTTGTCGGTCGTCCGCTCGCGGGACCGGTTCGAACGGGGGACGCGTTTCGGACCCTGGTTGATGACGATCGCCGCGAACGCCGCGCGCGATGCCCTGCGCCGTCGCCAGCACCGCGAGGCGTATCGGGACAGCGCGCCCCCGCCGGCTCCGGCCACCGCCGATCCGGGAGATCCCGGCATGCGCAAGCGCCTGGAGGACGCGCTGCAGCGGCTGTCGCCGGATCAGCGCGAGGCCATCCTCCTGCACAAGCTCGAGGGCTGGTCCTACGAGGAGATCGCCTCGATGCGCGGCATCAGCGTGAGCGCGGCGCGCGTCCGGGCCCACCGCGGGTTCGAGAAGCTGCGGCAACTGCTGGACGGGCTGGTGGGGGAATGA
- a CDS encoding CAP domain-containing protein, protein MKRLTSVLSFVLGATLSVGCGGEVDPGLEQEAGIGESSSTAAAETEAAPAATALPAYCNGVLTWNASWTAFEDEVLKLVNQKRAAGATCGGVAKPAVPALTFDERQRCAARVHSQDMGTNNFMSHTGSNGSTPWQRMTNAGYVWRSAAENVAAGQSTPAAVVNSWMNSSGHCNNIMGSGLKHLGVGYFYAPSSTYKHYWTQDFGAQ, encoded by the coding sequence ATGAAGCGTCTTACCTCTGTGTTGTCTTTCGTCCTGGGTGCCACCCTGTCCGTTGGATGTGGGGGCGAAGTCGACCCGGGGCTCGAGCAGGAGGCGGGGATCGGAGAGTCCTCCTCGACGGCGGCGGCCGAGACGGAGGCGGCCCCGGCCGCGACGGCGCTGCCGGCGTACTGTAACGGGGTGCTCACCTGGAATGCGTCCTGGACGGCGTTCGAGGACGAGGTGCTCAAGCTGGTGAACCAGAAGCGGGCCGCGGGCGCCACGTGTGGTGGTGTGGCCAAGCCCGCGGTCCCGGCGCTCACCTTCGACGAGCGGCAGCGGTGCGCGGCCCGCGTCCACTCGCAGGACATGGGCACCAACAACTTCATGAGCCACACGGGTTCCAACGGCTCCACCCCGTGGCAGCGCATGACCAACGCCGGCTACGTCTGGCGGTCGGCCGCGGAGAACGTCGCCGCGGGCCAGTCCACGCCCGCCGCGGTGGTGAACAGCTGGATGAACAGCTCGGGCCACTGCAACAACATCATGGGCAGTGGCCTCAAGCACCTGGGCGTGGGCTACTTCTACGCGCCCTCGAGCACCTACAAGCACTACTGGACGCAGGACTTCGGCGCTCAGTAG
- a CDS encoding MBL fold metallo-hydrolase, whose product MTMRTLSRSATLAALLTVSGGLFTAPAQAAAPLVKTQAPGFYRMMLGDFEVTALSDGTLPLPVEKLLTNVRPGRVEALLAAEYLTSPVETSINAYLINTGSKLFLVDTGAGELIGPSAGQLVTSIRAAGYQPEQVDAVLITHVHPDHSGGVVVAGKRVFPNARVYVDKREVDHWLNAANAQKAPEGDRSRFQEAKASLTPYAEAGQLETFTGNTQLAPGLRTLEAPGHTPGHTFYVVESQGQKLVFWGDMMHVAAVQFPEPSVTIQFDVDSKAAAAQRAKAYAEAAKQGYWVAIAHVSFPGLGHLRANGKGYTWVPANYSVPH is encoded by the coding sequence ATGACGATGCGCACCCTTTCCAGGAGTGCCACGCTGGCCGCGTTGCTCACGGTATCGGGAGGGCTGTTCACGGCGCCCGCCCAGGCCGCCGCGCCGCTGGTGAAGACCCAGGCGCCGGGCTTCTACCGCATGATGTTGGGCGACTTCGAAGTCACCGCGCTGTCGGATGGCACCCTGCCGCTGCCGGTGGAGAAGCTGCTGACGAACGTGCGGCCGGGCCGGGTCGAGGCGTTGCTGGCCGCCGAGTACCTCACCTCGCCGGTGGAGACGTCGATCAACGCCTATCTGATCAACACGGGCTCCAAGCTGTTCCTGGTGGACACGGGGGCGGGCGAGCTGATCGGACCGTCCGCGGGCCAGCTGGTCACGAGTATTCGCGCGGCGGGCTACCAGCCCGAGCAGGTCGACGCCGTCCTCATCACCCATGTGCACCCGGACCACTCGGGGGGCGTGGTGGTGGCGGGCAAGCGCGTCTTCCCGAACGCGCGCGTGTACGTGGACAAGCGCGAGGTGGACCACTGGCTGAACGCCGCCAACGCGCAGAAGGCGCCGGAGGGTGACAGGTCGCGCTTCCAGGAGGCGAAGGCCTCCTTGACGCCGTATGCCGAGGCGGGCCAGCTCGAGACGTTCACGGGCAACACGCAGCTGGCGCCGGGCCTCAGGACCCTGGAGGCGCCGGGCCATACGCCGGGGCACACGTTCTACGTCGTGGAGAGCCAGGGGCAGAAGCTCGTGTTCTGGGGGGATATGATGCATGTGGCGGCGGTGCAGTTCCCCGAGCCCTCGGTGACGATCCAATTCGACGTGGATTCCAAGGCGGCGGCGGCCCAGCGCGCGAAGGCCTACGCCGAGGCCGCGAAGCAGGGCTACTGGGTGGCCATCGCTCACGTCTCGTTCCCGGGCCTTGGTCATCTGCGCGCCAATGGCAAGGGCTACACCTGGGTGCCGGCCAACTACAGCGTCCCCCATTGA
- a CDS encoding TetR/AcrR family transcriptional regulator — translation MKEQKTTKVPPRERILAAAEELFYREGIRGVGVEAIAARAETTKMALYRHFESKDALVTEWLRLEAAREEGVLERLAAEHPGDPRAQLLGWAKYIAERLSGESDRGCPFLNSVAELPDRNHPGRQVIEAHKSAYTRRVGALCAQAGIPEPEAAASEFIFVIDGAQVCAQNMDKENAGERLLRIVRRLLEEAPRPAAPRR, via the coding sequence ATGAAGGAGCAGAAGACGACGAAGGTGCCGCCCCGGGAGCGGATCCTCGCGGCGGCCGAGGAGCTGTTCTACCGGGAGGGCATCCGGGGCGTGGGCGTGGAGGCGATCGCCGCGCGGGCGGAGACCACGAAGATGGCGCTCTACCGCCACTTCGAGTCCAAGGACGCGCTGGTGACCGAATGGCTGCGGCTCGAGGCGGCGCGCGAGGAGGGCGTGCTGGAGCGGCTCGCCGCGGAGCACCCGGGAGACCCCCGCGCGCAACTGCTCGGGTGGGCGAAGTACATCGCCGAGCGGCTGTCGGGAGAGTCGGACCGGGGCTGCCCGTTCCTCAACTCCGTGGCGGAGCTGCCCGACCGGAACCACCCCGGGCGGCAGGTGATCGAAGCCCACAAGAGCGCGTATACGCGCCGGGTGGGGGCCCTCTGCGCCCAGGCGGGCATCCCCGAGCCCGAGGCGGCCGCCAGCGAGTTCATCTTCGTCATCGATGGCGCCCAGGTGTGCGCCCAGAACATGGACAAGGAGAACGCGGGCGAGCGCCTGCTGCGCATCGTGCGAAGGCTGCTCGAAGAGGCGCCCCGCCCCGCCGCACCGCGGCGATGA
- a CDS encoding DUF1993 domain-containing protein — MSLSMYQASIPTFVRMLGNLSAILAKAATYAETKKIDPSVLLNARLAPDMRPLSFQIQTASDVAKGCAARLAGIDPPSFPDTESSFPEFQTRIAKTIEFLNSVSAAQVDGSEERTVTLKMRTQEVQFQGQAYLLSFALPNFYFHVTTAYAILRHNGLDIGKGDFLGGR, encoded by the coding sequence ATGTCCCTGTCGATGTATCAGGCCTCCATTCCCACCTTCGTGCGCATGTTGGGCAATCTGTCGGCGATCCTCGCGAAGGCCGCCACGTATGCCGAGACGAAGAAGATCGACCCGTCCGTCTTGCTCAACGCCCGGCTCGCGCCCGACATGCGGCCGCTGTCCTTCCAGATTCAAACCGCGAGCGATGTGGCCAAGGGCTGTGCCGCCCGGCTCGCGGGAATCGATCCCCCGAGCTTCCCCGACACCGAGTCCAGCTTCCCCGAATTCCAGACACGCATCGCCAAGACGATCGAATTCCTCAACAGCGTGAGCGCGGCGCAGGTCGATGGCAGCGAGGAGCGCACCGTCACCCTCAAGATGCGCACCCAGGAAGTGCAGTTCCAGGGACAGGCCTACCTGCTCTCCTTCGCGCTGCCCAACTTCTATTTCCACGTCACCACGGCCTACGCCATCCTGCGCCACAACGGCCTGGACATCGGCAAGGGTGACTTCCTCGGCGGACGCTGA
- a CDS encoding Kelch repeat-containing protein: MRTALGLSLLVLGVSFTVGCGPERPISESITNTVQGETTNSSVVMLDSGLVLVAGGRPHAPGSEWNKTASALYDPVKNEWKPTGEINEPRQLASAVKLPSGEVLLSGGQSLSSGELLKSMELYDPVAGTWKTTSDLSRPRYKHQSTLLPSGKILVTGGRTLIETPTGEKEADATTAELYDPATNQWSSAGNLRYSTLDATVISLGSGEVMTLSNHGVDIYNPEANTWIQQEYASPFVAPPDHAATRLDSNEILVTGGSNGLSYKSTALYYPSMKIWISGPPLNKDHWKHKTIPLTKSKALAIGGIGGVELYDPTNTKKPWTDLGEDPKQHGKGNAILLSENKVLLWGGLDERTDWTIFTLPKSE, encoded by the coding sequence ATGCGCACTGCGCTGGGTCTTTCGTTACTGGTCCTGGGGGTCAGCTTCACCGTGGGATGTGGGCCTGAGCGGCCCATCTCGGAGTCCATCACGAACACGGTGCAAGGGGAGACAACCAACTCCTCCGTGGTCATGCTTGATTCGGGTCTGGTCCTGGTGGCGGGAGGTCGGCCCCATGCGCCGGGAAGCGAATGGAACAAGACGGCTTCAGCACTCTATGATCCCGTAAAGAACGAGTGGAAGCCGACGGGAGAAATCAACGAGCCACGCCAGCTGGCCTCCGCCGTGAAGCTTCCGTCAGGCGAGGTGCTGTTGTCGGGAGGCCAGAGCCTTTCTTCAGGTGAACTCCTCAAGAGCATGGAACTGTACGACCCGGTCGCGGGCACATGGAAAACCACCAGTGACCTGAGTCGGCCGCGTTACAAGCATCAATCCACCTTGCTGCCGTCGGGAAAGATACTGGTAACAGGTGGGCGAACCCTCATCGAGACTCCCACCGGCGAGAAGGAAGCGGATGCCACCACCGCAGAGCTGTATGATCCCGCCACGAACCAGTGGAGTTCCGCAGGAAACTTGAGGTACTCCACACTCGATGCCACAGTAATCTCGTTGGGCTCGGGAGAAGTCATGACGTTGAGCAACCACGGCGTGGACATCTACAACCCAGAAGCCAACACGTGGATCCAGCAGGAATACGCCTCTCCCTTCGTGGCTCCTCCCGACCATGCCGCGACTCGCCTTGACTCGAACGAGATCCTGGTCACTGGCGGTAGCAATGGGCTCAGCTATAAATCAACCGCCCTGTACTATCCGTCCATGAAGATATGGATCAGTGGGCCCCCGCTGAACAAGGATCATTGGAAACACAAGACAATCCCTCTCACCAAGTCCAAGGCGCTGGCCATCGGAGGCATCGGCGGCGTCGAACTCTACGATCCCACCAACACCAAGAAGCCCTGGACCGATCTCGGCGAGGATCCGAAGCAACACGGCAAGGGCAACGCCATCCTACTGTCCGAAAACAAGGTGCTCCTCTGGGGTGGTCTGGACGAGAGGACCGACTGGACCATCTTCACCCTCCCCAAGTCCGAGTAG